From one Rosa rugosa chromosome 4, drRosRugo1.1, whole genome shotgun sequence genomic stretch:
- the LOC133745529 gene encoding alcohol acyl transferase 1 allele GSa-like → MAPLCPLRFQVNRCEPRLITPAKPTPHETKLLSDIDDKQTLRFNVPFIISYENNPSILLKQNDPVKVMSDALSRALVYYYPLAGRLREVHKKKLTVDCTGEGILFVEANANATLDELKDAILPPCPFLEEFLFNVPGSDGILGSPLILIQVTRLTCGGFILALRLNHTMGDAFGLVQFLNAVGEIARGAEAPSTPPVWERELLNARDPPRISCTHDEFDDTIDRSYLNSAATVQQSFCFGPEEIKALKKHLPPHLSTCSSTFDLITACVWKCRTISLQMDPKQIVRLSCIANARGKHNNNVRLPRGYYGNAFAYPAVVSTAERLCKSPLGYAVELVKKSKAKMSEEYLRSVADFTVIRGRPPLAMNGISDFTVSDNTRTGAGEIDFGWGKPTYAGVAKSTDLISYYVKKTNRDEQYEVLVPICLPLSSMERFQQEFKKMISFDKVKIRSCI, encoded by the exons ATGGCCCCATTATGCCCTCTCAGATTCCAGGTGAATCGCTGCGAACCGCGACTGATAACACCTGCAAAACCAACACCACATGAAACAAAGCTGCTGTCTGATATCGACGACAAGCAAACCCTCAGGTTCAATGttccattcatcatttcttaCGAGAACAATCCTTCAATATTGTTGAAACAAAATGACCCTGTTAAGGTGATGAGTGACGCGCTGAGTAGAGCACTGGTGTATTACTATCCTTTGGCTGGTAGGCTCAGGGAAGTGCATAAGAAAAAGCTTACGGTGGACTGCACTGGAGAAGGCATCTTGTTCGTCGAGGCTAATGCCAACGCCACGCTCGACGAACTCAAGGATGCAATTCTACCGCCTTGTCCATTCCTAGAGGAGTTCTTGTTTAACGTGCCGGGCTCTGATGGTATTCTTGGTTCTCCTTTGATCTTGATACAG GTAACCCGTCTGACTTGCGGAGGTTTCATACTTGCATTGAGGTTAAACCACACAATGGGTGACGCATTTGGTTTGGTTCAATTCTTGAACGCAGTAGGCGAGATTGCCCGAGGCGCAGAAGCACCTTCTACTCCACCAGTGTGGGAACGAGAGCTCTTGAACGCCCGAGATCCCCCACGAATTTCATGTACACATGATGAATTTGATGATACCATTGATCGCTCGTATCTGAACTCTGCAGCGACGGTCCAACAATCTTTCTGTTTTGGTCCTGAGGAGATAAAGGCCCTTAAAAAGCATCTTCCACCACACCTTTCCACCTGTTCATCCACATTTGATTTAATAACAGCTTGCGTGTGGAAATGTCGAACAATTTCACTTCAAATGGACCCGAAACAGATTGTCCGTCTGTCATGCATAGCTAATGCACGTGGTAAACACAACAATAATGTACGTCTTCCTCGGGGATACTATGGCAACGCATTTGCATATCCGGCTGTTGTTTCAACTGCAGAACGTTTATGTAAGAGTCCGTTGGGATATGCAGTGGAGTTGGTGAAAAAATCGAAAGCTAAAATGAGTGAAGAGTACTTGAGATCTGTGGCTGATTTTACTGTGATAAGAGGACGACCTCCACTTGCAATGAATGGCATTAGTGACTTTACAGTTTCGGATAACACACGAACAGGTGCGGGAGAAATTGATTTCGGGTGGGGAAAGCCAACATATGCTGGAGTTGCTAAGTCCACTGATCTGATTAGCTACTATGTCAAGAAGACAAACAGAGATGAGCAATATGAAGTTCTGGTACCAATATGCTTGCCATTATCGTCCATGGAGAGGTTTCAGCAAGAGTTCAAGAAGATGATTAGTTTCGACAAAGTGAAGATACGATCATGTATATAA
- the LOC133745907 gene encoding uncharacterized protein LOC133745907: MHPPLTLHKHPMCAQIIEEFQKCHLDHPFAKFIGECTDLKIKLDRCFRQEKALKRKANFEQSKKLRDRLQASRKETAEAITE, translated from the exons ATGCATCCTCCATTAACGTTACACAAGCACCCTATGTGTGCACAA ATCATTGAGGAGTTTCAGAAATGTCATTTAGATCATCCTTTTGCAAAATTCATTGGTGAATGTACAGATCTCAAAATAAAGCTTGATCGCTGTTTTCGGCAGGAA AAAGCGTTGAAGAGGAAAGCCAACTTTGAACAGAGTAAAAAATTGAGGGACAGGCTACAAGCTTCAAGGAAGGAAACTGCTGAGGCGATCACTGAATAG